Below is a genomic region from Xylophilus sp. GW821-FHT01B05.
GGTCTTTGCCGGCTTTTTCTTTGGGCGATCGGCTTTTGACAAGCCGTCGCCCTGGCCGCTCAAAGCAGCGACTGTCCCTGCTGCAGCACGTAGTCGCAAGCCTTTTCCTTGACCTTGGACTGCAGCTTGCCCATGTCAAAAGAGCTGCCGTTGCTGCCCTTGAGCATGCCGGTCACGCCGCTTTGGTAGCCGGAATCCTGCTCTGCCTGCTGGCCGCCCAGGCCGACCTTGCCCAGCAGTTTGTCTTTGACCCCTTGGGCGCCGCCCTGCAGATAGTTGTTCTTGACGCAGTACTCGATGACGCCTGCGGCATTGCTGGCGGTATTGCCACCGATGGCCGGCATGCCCAGTGCGGCCATGCCAGCAGCACTGCCGCCACTGCCACCCAGACCCGACGGCAGGCCAAGGCCACCGCCGGAATTCCCACTGCTACTGCCGCCGCCCCCGACCTTGTCCTTCAGGTTGCCGAGCAGGTCGGCATGCGCGGGCACTGCGCCAATGGCCGCGCACAGGGCGGCGGCAAAAAGGGTGTTACGGAAAGTCATGGGCAGCCTCCTGAAGATAAATCCGTGAGCCTAACGAAAACCTTGCGCACTGCGGTTTCCAAACGCATCCATTACAGCAAGCCGCGCAACTCACGCGCGGCCGCCATCAGCAGCGGTAGCGACTCCTGGCGCAGCTGCTGCGCCGTGATGCGCTGGGGCGAGGCGACGACGTTGAGCGCCGCCACGGTGCGTCCCTGCATGTTGCGCAGCGGCACGGCCAGCGCGTGCACATCCAGCTCGTGCTCTTCTGAAGACAGGCAGTAGTCGTCGGCGCGCGCCTGCGCCACGATCTTGCGAAAGCCCGCCAGTTGGGTCACGGTATGCGGCGTGAGCCGTGGCAGCGTGCGGCCGGTGCACCAGGCCTTGAAGGCGGGCGCGTCCAGTGCCGACAGCAGCATGCGGCCGGTGGAGGTGGCATGCGCCGGCAAGCGCGCGCCCAGGTGCAGGCCGTAGGCCAGCACCCGCACCGGCGCGCCATGCACGCCGCTTTGCGCCACGATCACCACCTCGTCGCCGTCCAGCACCACGCCAGAGAAGGACTGCTGCGTCTGCGCCGCCAGGCGGTTAAGCGTGGGCTGCAGCACCCGCGGCAAGCGGGCCGATGCCAGGTAGCTGCCAGAGAAGCGCAGCACCTTCGGCGACAGCCAGAAGTAGCTGCCATCGGTTTCCAGATAGCCCAGGTGCGTGAGCGTGAGCAAATGCCGCCGCGCCGCCGCGCGCGTGATGCCGGCGCGCTGGGCCGCCAGCGTGGCGTTAAGCCGCTGGCGCTCGGTGTCGAAGCTCTCCAGCACCGCCATGCCCTTGGCCATGCCTTCGATGAAGTCTGCGCGTTCGATTGCCATGTGCCGCATCCAATGCTGCGCGATCATCGCGCAAGGTTGGCAATGATCGCACAGTGGCGACACGAGCGGCTGGTGCACGTGAGGTGCCCGCCCTACCCTTGCCTGCATCGTTTCAAGCTGCACAAAGGGAGACTTCCATGCGCACCCAGGTCGCCATCATCGGCGCTGGCCCGGCCGGGCTTTTGCTGGGCCAACTGCTGTTCAAGGCCGGCATCGACAACATCATCGTGGAGCGCCAGGGCGGCGACTATGTGCTGGGCCGCATCCGCGCCGGCGTGCTGGAGCAGACCACGCTGGACTTGCTGGACCAGGCCGGCGTAGGCGCCCGCGCGCATGCCGAAGGGCTGCCGCACGACGGCATAGAGCTGCTGTTCCAGGGCGCGCGCCACCGCATCGACCTGCATGCGCTGAGCGGCGGCAAGCGCGTGACCGTCTACGGCCAGACCGAGGTCACGCGCGACCTGATGGAGGCCCGCGCCGCCGAAGGGCTGACGACCGTCTACGAGGCCAAGAACGTCAGCCTGCATGACTTCGACGGCGCAGCGCCCCGTGTGCGCTACGAGAAGGACGGCGCCACGCACGAGATCGAATGCGACTTCATCGCCGGCTGCGACGGCTACCACGGCGTGAGCCGCCAGAGCGTGCCGGCCGAGGCGCTGCACACCTATGAGCGCGTCTACCCCTTTGGCTGGCTGGGCGTGTTGGCGGATGTGCCGCCGGTGTCGCACGAGCTGATCTACGCCAACACCGCGCGCGGCTTTGCGCTGTGCAGCATGCGCAGTGCCACGCGCAGCCGCTACTACGTGCAGGTGCCGGCCGACGACAAGGTCGAGAACTGGAACGACGGCCTGTTCTGGGACGAGCTGCGCCGCCGCCTCGACCCCGAGGCACGCGAGCACCTGGTCACCGGCCCATCGCTGGAGATGAGCATTGCGCCGCTGCGCAGCTTTGTGGCCGAGCCGATGCGCTTTGGCCGCCTGTTCCTGGCCGGCGACGCCGCGCACATCGTGCCGCCCACCGGCGCCAAGGGGCTGAACCTGGCGGCCTCCGACGTGGGCTTTTTGCATGATGCGCTGGCCGAGCACTACCAGGACAAAAGCGCGGCCGGCATCGATGGCTATTCCGCGCGCTGCCTGCGCCGCGTGTGGAAGGCCGAGCGCTTCTCGTGGTGGTTCACCTCGCTAATGCACCGCTTCCCCGAGGCCGGCGAATTCGGCCAGAAGATCCAGGAGGCCGAGCTGGACTACCTGGTGCATTCCACGGCTGCGGCTACCTCGCTGGCAGAGAACTATGTCGGCCTGCCCATGGAGCGCGCCATGCGCTGATGCGGCAGAATTTTGAAGAAAAGTGGCTTTATCCCAATACCTGCCTGGGCTATAAGCTATCAAATTTGAAGTAACCCCCTCCGCGCAGCAGGCGGCACAATCAGCAGCCACCACTGCCGCACCCATGCCGCACCACACCCCGCCCGCCACCGGCACGCTGCATGCGCGGCAGCTGCGGGGCCGGCTGCCAGGCTCTTTCGACCTGGACTTGCACCCCGGCAAATGCACCGTGCTGACCGGCCCCTCGGGCAGCGGCAAGAGCCTGCTGCTGCGCATGCTGGCCGATTTGGACCCCAACACTGGCGATGTGCGCATTGGCAACCAAACGCGCGACAGCATGCCGGCTGCAGTCTGGCGCCGGCAGGTCGGCTATGTGCCGGCCGACGCTGGCTGGTGGGCCGATATGGTGGGCGCGCATTTCGACCCGCCCTCTGCCGCGCGCGAATTGCTGCCCACCGTGGGCCTGCGGCCCGAACTGCTGGACGCGCCGGTAGCCCAGCTCTCGACCGGCGAGCGCCAGCGCATGGCGCTGCTGCGCGCCATCACGCGGCAGCCGCGCTTTCTGCTGTTGGACGAGCCCACCTCGGCACTGGACGCCGACAGCGTGGCGCTGGTCGAGGCCTTGCTGCAGCGCCTTAGATCCGAGGGCATGGGCCTGCTGGTGGTATCGCACGACCCGGCCCAGGCGCAGCGGCTGGCGGATCGGCACCTGAAGCTCACGCCCACGGGACTGGAGGCCGCCACATGACGCAGGTGATCGTGCTGAGCCCGGGCGACCTGGCGCTGGCCGCGCTGCTGGTGCTGGCCAGCGCCGGGCTGTCGATGCTGCTGGCGTTGCGGCTGCAGCGCCCTTTGCTGATCGCGGCGGCGCGCATGGTGGTGCAGTTGCTGCTGGTCGGCTTCTTTCTGCAGCGGGTGTTTGCCATTTCTTCGGCCTGGCTGACCGGTGCCGTCATCGTCGCCATGCTGCTGGCTGCCAGCCGCGAGGTGGGGGCGCGGCAAGAGCGCCGGCTGGCCGGCCTGTGGCACTACGCGCTGGGCGGCCTGCCCATCGTGGCGGCGACCGTGGGCATTGCGCTGCTGGCGCTCACCACCGCCCTCAAGCCCCAGCCCTGGTACGACGCGCGCCACGCCATTCCGCTGGTGGGCATCGTGCTGGGCACGGTGATGAATTCGGCCAGCCTGGCGCTGCACCACGTCTTCTCGACCGTGACGCGCGAGCGCAGCGCCATCGAGGCGCAACTGGCGCTGGGCGCAGACCGCTACACCGCCTTTAGCGACATCGCGCGCCGCGCCACGCGTGCCGGCGTGCTGCCGGTGATGAACCAGATGGCTGCGGCCGGCATCATCACCCTGCCCGGCATCATGACCGGCCAGGTGCTGGCCGGCATGGACCCGATGGAGGCGGCCAAGTACCAGATCCTGCTGATGTTCTTGCTGGCGTCGGGTGGCTTCCTGGCCTCGGCCGGCGCGGTGTACCTGGCCGTCTGGCGCCTGACCGATGAGCGCGATCGGCTGCGGCTGGACCGGTTGGAGTGATCGCCCCAGGCTGCGCGCTTCGCGGCCTTCGCACCTTTCTGCCGGTTACGGCAATGCCTGCACCGCCAAGTGCCGCTCTACCGCCAGTGCCCAGCGCTCGGCCATGGCGGGTGAGTTGATGCACGAGGCGGCCTCGCCCACGCTGCACACGGCGCGCTCCAGCAGTTGGATGTCGGCCTCGTGCTGGCGTGCCACGTGCGGGTCTTCGAAGAAGATCACCTTGTGGCAGGCGCCGTCCAGCACCAGCTCGGCGATCTGCGCGTCGCCGCCCAGCGGGCCGCTCAGGTAGCGCTGCACCCAAGGCTTGTCGGCCGGCCAGCCGCGTGACCAGGCCATGCGGTTGAGCCGCTCGCCGGTGGTGCCGGTGGCCACGCGGTGCGCGTAGCGCGACAGCAGATCGAAGTGCGCCTCGGCAAAGGCCACCATGCGGTCTTTCAGCGCATCGTGGGCGATCAGCGCGGCGGTTTGCGTCTCCAGGCGGAACAGCGTTTGTGGCCGCTGCACCGGCAGGCCGGCGTGCAGCAGCTCGACCTCCACCCACTCGATGGCGCCAGCCAGTGTGGACACAAAAGGCTTCTGGTGCGTCACGCACTGGCGCTTGAGCGCGTGCGCCTCGGCATAGGTGGTGGTGGGGTCGACCGGGTCTTGCAGGTAAATGATGCCGTCCAACTCGTCCTCGGGCCGCAGCCCGCCGGAGATGCGCGACACCAGTCGCATCAGCCCGCCCTCGCGGCCACGCGGGTAGCGCACCAGCGGCGCATAGCCCTGCAACAGCCCGGCCTGCGCCAAGGCGTCATAGGCGCCGCCAACCGCATGCAGGCCCAGGCCCAGGCGGCGGATGCCGTCGCCACTGGCGGCGATCCATGCGGGCAGGCCGGCCTGCGTGGCGTCGCGGTGCAAGCGGCTGGCGGCAAGGCCGAAACGGCGGGTGGGTGCTGGTGTCATGGTGGCTTCTGAGAGGGAATGCGCATCCATTGTCATGGGTTCTGTCACGGCAACGCGGCAGGCAAGCGGGCGCCTCAAAGCTCCTAATTCAGTAGCTACTTCCCCAGTCTACATCTGGGCTACAGCCACTTTTCACCAATATTTTCAGTTTTATAATAAGAACTATTCCCATCTATAGAATGTGCCACCCGCATGGCTGCCGCCTGCTTCCTGGCCTTCTACGACCCGACCCGTGCTTGCGCGCTACTACCAAGAACTGCTGAGCTTTCTGTCCCGCAAGGTGTCCGACCGCGCCACGGCGGCTGACCTGGCGCAGGAAAGCTACGCACGCGTGTATGCGTCGCAGCAGGCCGGCCCCGTGGTCCGCGACCCGCGCGCGCTGCTCTACAAGACGGCCCGCAACCTGGTGATCGACCAGGGCCGGCGTGGCGATGTTCGCGCCCGCTTTGCCGAGCCACAGGACGACATGGCCTCTGACGAGCCAGACAACACGCTCGGGCCCACCGCCTTCGAGCCCGATGCCGCGCTGCAATCGCGGCAGATGGTCAATGCCATCCTGGCCACCATCGACGGCCTGCCGCCGCGCTGCCGCCAGGCCTTCATCCTGCACAAGTTCGACGGGCTGTCGCATGCCGAAGTGGCGGCGCGCATGGGCGTCAGCGTCAAGATGGTCGAACAGCATGTCAGGACTGCCGTGGCGGCGTGCAGGCATTGCCGCGACGGGATCAACGAAACCGCCCCGCCCGCGCCCCCGTTGCGCAGAAGAAGGCGCAGCCACGAATGAAGAAGTACGGATCGAGATATTTGTGCAAGGCAGGCATAGGGTTGTGCACGGCTCGTGCGTCTACCCTTCTGAGAGAGCCATGAGCCTGCCGCAACGCCCTTCCTCCGCCCCGCAAAGCATCGACGGTGATGCTCTGGACTGGTTCGTCCGCCGCACAGGCGGCGGCTTTGGCGCGCGCGACGAAGCCGCCTTCCAAACCTGGTTCAAAGCCGATGCCCAGCACCGCAGTGCCTATGCACGCCAACAGGCGGAATGGACTGCGCTCGACCGCTTGCCGGCTGAGGGGCTGGCAATCCTGCGGGCCAACCTGGCGGATGACTTGGCTGCTCGTCCGGCCACGCCGCTGCGTCGCCGCTTCTTCGTGCCTGCCTTCTCTGCCGCAGCCTTTGCCCTGGTGGCAAGCAGTGCCGGCTTCATGGCCTGGAACCACTGGCAGGCCCAGCCGGTGTTCGCCCAGAGCTTCAGCACGCAGCGCGGGCAGCAGCTCGAAGTGCCGCTGCCCGATGGCAGCCGGCTGCGGCTGGACACCGCGACACGTGTGCAAGTCACCTATTACCGCCAGCGCCGGGAAGTGAGACTGCCCGAGGGACAGGCCGTTTTCAGTGTGCATGGCGATACCGCGCGCCCGTTCGAGGTACTGGCCGGGCCGGTGCGCATCACCGTTGTCGGCACGCGTTTCTCGGTGCGCCACACGCCCGGCATGGCGAGCGCCGGCGGGGTGCGCGTGGCGGTGGAAGAAGGCCGCGTCAAGGTCGAGCGCATCGCGCCGGGTGCGGCCGCCCCGCCGGTCTTTTTGTCGGCAGGCCAGCAGATCGCCAGCGACGCCCAGGGCGTGCTGGAGCCGGTGGCGCCCCTCTCTACCGCGGGCATCGCGCCCTGGCGCGACAAGCGCGTGAGCTTCGACAACACCCGCCTCGACCAGGTGCTGGCCGAACTGGAGCGCTACGGCGACACGCGGCTGGTGCTGCGCGACCCGGCCGTGGCCAGCCTGCGCGTGACCGGCACCTTCAACCCCGCGCGCCTGGACAACTTTGCCAGGCTGCTGCCGCAGGCCGCCCCGGTACGGCTGCAGGCAGCCGGGGACGTGATGGAGATCGTCCGCGCGCCATGACACATGGCGCGCCTTGTTCAGCGGTACGTCCATCATTGAATGCAAATAGTTTTTATTTGATATAGGGTTTGATGCGTCTCGTGCGTCTACCCGGGTGAGAGAAAGAAGCAACTCATTCACCTGCAGGAAAACGTACGCAATGAACCGTCCCGTGTTTCGGCCCGCACCGCTGGCCCTTGCCATCGCGCTGGCCATCGGCTGCCCCGCCCTCCATGCGCAAAGCGCCAACGCACTGCTTGGCGCGCCCGTGCCGCTCAACATCGCCGCGCAGCCGCTTGGGCAGGCGCTCAATGATTGGGCGCGGCAAACCCGCATCGAACTCATCGTGCCGCCGGCCCTGGTCGCGGGCAAGGCCGCGCCGGCGGTGGTGGGCAGCCTGACGCCACGGCAGGCGCTGGATCGGCTGCTGGCCGGCAGCGGCCTGGTCGCGGCGGCAGACGGCCCGGCCATGGTGGTCAGGGCGGCGCCGGCGGGCGCCGAATCGGCGCTGCCGGCCGTGGTCGTCACGGCCAGCGCGGAGCGGGAAACCGGCACCAGCCCGGTCAATGGCTATGTCGCCAGGCGCAGCACGGCAGGCACCAAGACCGATAGCTCCATATTGGAGATTCCGCAGTCACTGTCGGTCATCGGGCGTACGGAAATGGAGGCGCGGGGCGCCCTGGATCTGATGGATGTGGTGAGCCAGACACCCGGCGTATCGGTCGCCCCCTACGGGCCAGACAACCGTGGTTGGGAATACATCTCGCTGCGCGGCTTCCCCGGCAACACCAGCAGCTACCGCGACGGCCTGCCCCAAACCCAGTTTGGCGTGATCTACCGCATGACCGAACCCTATGGCTTGGAGCGCGTGGAGATCCTGCGCGGCCCCTCTTCCGTCTTGTACGGCCAGGGTGACGCAGGCGGTGTCATCAACCGGGTCAGCAAGGCGCCCGGGCCAGAGGCCACCCGGGAAGTCGAAGTGCAATATGGCAACTTCAATCGCAAGCAATTGGCCGTCGACGTGGGCGGGGCCGTTGGGGAAGGCAGTGACCTCAGCTTCCGCTTGGTGGGCGTTGCGCTCGACAGCCAGGACCAGGACCGGTACTCAAATGGCGACCGGATCAAACGCACACGCGCCTACCTGGCGCCGTCGCTGCGCTGGCAACCCAACGCTGGCACGTCGCTGACATTGTTTGGCGAGTTCCTGAACGACGAATCAGGCGAAGACCCCTACTACGCCATCTTCACGGGCCCCGATGGTCTCGTGCGCCACGTCAAATACGGAGACCCGTCCTTCAGCAGCTTCAAGCAGAACCAGTATTCGATGGGCTACCGGTTCGAGCACGCCCTCAACGACACCTGG
It encodes:
- a CDS encoding DUF2501 domain-containing protein is translated as MTFRNTLFAAALCAAIGAVPAHADLLGNLKDKVGGGGSSSGNSGGGLGLPSGLGGSGGSAAGMAALGMPAIGGNTASNAAGVIEYCVKNNYLQGGAQGVKDKLLGKVGLGGQQAEQDSGYQSGVTGMLKGSNGSSFDMGKLQSKVKEKACDYVLQQGQSLL
- a CDS encoding IclR family transcriptional regulator C-terminal domain-containing protein, producing the protein MAIERADFIEGMAKGMAVLESFDTERQRLNATLAAQRAGITRAAARRHLLTLTHLGYLETDGSYFWLSPKVLRFSGSYLASARLPRVLQPTLNRLAAQTQQSFSGVVLDGDEVVIVAQSGVHGAPVRVLAYGLHLGARLPAHATSTGRMLLSALDAPAFKAWCTGRTLPRLTPHTVTQLAGFRKIVAQARADDYCLSSEEHELDVHALAVPLRNMQGRTVAALNVVASPQRITAQQLRQESLPLLMAAARELRGLL
- the pobA gene encoding 4-hydroxybenzoate 3-monooxygenase, with the translated sequence MRTQVAIIGAGPAGLLLGQLLFKAGIDNIIVERQGGDYVLGRIRAGVLEQTTLDLLDQAGVGARAHAEGLPHDGIELLFQGARHRIDLHALSGGKRVTVYGQTEVTRDLMEARAAEGLTTVYEAKNVSLHDFDGAAPRVRYEKDGATHEIECDFIAGCDGYHGVSRQSVPAEALHTYERVYPFGWLGVLADVPPVSHELIYANTARGFALCSMRSATRSRYYVQVPADDKVENWNDGLFWDELRRRLDPEAREHLVTGPSLEMSIAPLRSFVAEPMRFGRLFLAGDAAHIVPPTGAKGLNLAASDVGFLHDALAEHYQDKSAAGIDGYSARCLRRVWKAERFSWWFTSLMHRFPEAGEFGQKIQEAELDYLVHSTAAATSLAENYVGLPMERAMR
- a CDS encoding ABC transporter ATP-binding protein, which produces MPHHTPPATGTLHARQLRGRLPGSFDLDLHPGKCTVLTGPSGSGKSLLLRMLADLDPNTGDVRIGNQTRDSMPAAVWRRQVGYVPADAGWWADMVGAHFDPPSAARELLPTVGLRPELLDAPVAQLSTGERQRMALLRAITRQPRFLLLDEPTSALDADSVALVEALLQRLRSEGMGLLVVSHDPAQAQRLADRHLKLTPTGLEAAT
- a CDS encoding ABC transporter permease, whose translation is MTQVIVLSPGDLALAALLVLASAGLSMLLALRLQRPLLIAAARMVVQLLLVGFFLQRVFAISSAWLTGAVIVAMLLAASREVGARQERRLAGLWHYALGGLPIVAATVGIALLALTTALKPQPWYDARHAIPLVGIVLGTVMNSASLALHHVFSTVTRERSAIEAQLALGADRYTAFSDIARRATRAGVLPVMNQMAAAGIITLPGIMTGQVLAGMDPMEAAKYQILLMFLLASGGFLASAGAVYLAVWRLTDERDRLRLDRLE
- a CDS encoding methylglyoxal synthase: MTPAPTRRFGLAASRLHRDATQAGLPAWIAASGDGIRRLGLGLHAVGGAYDALAQAGLLQGYAPLVRYPRGREGGLMRLVSRISGGLRPEDELDGIIYLQDPVDPTTTYAEAHALKRQCVTHQKPFVSTLAGAIEWVEVELLHAGLPVQRPQTLFRLETQTAALIAHDALKDRMVAFAEAHFDLLSRYAHRVATGTTGERLNRMAWSRGWPADKPWVQRYLSGPLGGDAQIAELVLDGACHKVIFFEDPHVARQHEADIQLLERAVCSVGEAASCINSPAMAERWALAVERHLAVQALP
- a CDS encoding sigma-70 family RNA polymerase sigma factor; the protein is MLARYYQELLSFLSRKVSDRATAADLAQESYARVYASQQAGPVVRDPRALLYKTARNLVIDQGRRGDVRARFAEPQDDMASDEPDNTLGPTAFEPDAALQSRQMVNAILATIDGLPPRCRQAFILHKFDGLSHAEVAARMGVSVKMVEQHVRTAVAACRHCRDGINETAPPAPPLRRRRRSHE
- a CDS encoding FecR domain-containing protein is translated as MSLPQRPSSAPQSIDGDALDWFVRRTGGGFGARDEAAFQTWFKADAQHRSAYARQQAEWTALDRLPAEGLAILRANLADDLAARPATPLRRRFFVPAFSAAAFALVASSAGFMAWNHWQAQPVFAQSFSTQRGQQLEVPLPDGSRLRLDTATRVQVTYYRQRREVRLPEGQAVFSVHGDTARPFEVLAGPVRITVVGTRFSVRHTPGMASAGGVRVAVEEGRVKVERIAPGAAAPPVFLSAGQQIASDAQGVLEPVAPLSTAGIAPWRDKRVSFDNTRLDQVLAELERYGDTRLVLRDPAVASLRVTGTFNPARLDNFARLLPQAAPVRLQAAGDVMEIVRAP
- a CDS encoding TonB-dependent siderophore receptor translates to MNRPVFRPAPLALAIALAIGCPALHAQSANALLGAPVPLNIAAQPLGQALNDWARQTRIELIVPPALVAGKAAPAVVGSLTPRQALDRLLAGSGLVAAADGPAMVVRAAPAGAESALPAVVVTASAERETGTSPVNGYVARRSTAGTKTDSSILEIPQSLSVIGRTEMEARGALDLMDVVSQTPGVSVAPYGPDNRGWEYISLRGFPGNTSSYRDGLPQTQFGVIYRMTEPYGLERVEILRGPSSVLYGQGDAGGVINRVSKAPGPEATREVEVQYGNFNRKQLAVDVGGAVGEGSDLSFRLVGVALDSQDQDRYSNGDRIKRTRAYLAPSLRWQPNAGTSLTLFGEFLNDESGEDPYYAIFTGPDGLVRHVKYGDPSFSSFKQNQYSMGYRFEHALNDTWTLRQNARYTDITMKRNALWADSLQADGHTLSRMTRSWDDALTQGSIDTQLQGTLRTAAAEHKLLFGVDWNRLDGTALRFRGTGPDLDLLNPVYGMAVATPTTPLANFTQTMDQIGLYAQDQIRFGERWIATLGGRQDHVRSTIDNRLSTRTTQTDNAFSGRVGLNYLLGNGWAPYVSYATSFLPTSGVDADNNPFKPSRGKQAEIGIKYQPEDGKSLFTAALFDLTKTNVVTYDNITSDARQIGKQRSRGLELEAKTRLTNRLNATASLTLMDLKVLQSADATEVNKIPATVPRQMASVWLDYAVGGGFGMGAGASYVGPRQNDEANTSVEGGFTLLNAVLRYDQGPWRFALNATNLLNKKYNTICYHGECYLGRERTLIATAKYRF